A stretch of the Aegilops tauschii subsp. strangulata cultivar AL8/78 chromosome 4, Aet v6.0, whole genome shotgun sequence genome encodes the following:
- the LOC109748524 gene encoding protein FAR1-RELATED SEQUENCE 5-like produces MAYASDESMFEYLNVVSKMFDSEAEGYEFYNKYALEKGFSVRRSYVERISDEQKADIADKEKCGIRKYRIMDILCFQYGGFDKVGCIKRDIYNFCHANKQETISGGDANTVIMHMMARRERDVDFFFKYLVDEHGHLKGLFWADSQSRLDYEAFGDVIVFNSTYRTNKYNLPFVPFVGLNHHRNTVIFGCGIISHETSQAYEWMLQTFSDCMAQKHPISVITDGDLAMQREIRVVWPDSNHRLCIWHIQQNIVRHLHDDDVKEEFRSFIYDTSSIEEHEIEWIHFLQRNKVTSEESWLHQMYQMRKLWCAPYLEGRCFLGLSSNQRSESLNSVLHTHLEGKMSLFEMLEHYERCLASRRINEALQDVEALQSVPFTEENASPLEKHAATVFTPSVFKMVLWSIDAVSKCQIREILDGSEDSTYVVSKQERMDKKFGVHH; encoded by the exons ATGGCGTATGCAAGTGATGAGAGTATGTTCGAGTATCTAAATGTTGTCAGCAAGATGTTTGATAGTGAGGCTGAAGGCTATGAATTCTACAACAAATATGCTCTTGAAAAAGGTTTTAGTGTGAGGAGAAGCTACGTTGA ACGAATTAGCGATGAGCAGAAAGCGGACATTGCGGACAAGGAAAAATGTGGGATCCGCAAATACCGTATTATGGATATTTTGTGCTTTCAATACGGTGGATTTGATAAGGTTGGATGCATAAAGAGGGACATTTATAATTTCTGCCATGCTAATAAGCAGGAGACAATCAGTGGCGGTGATGCTAATACGGTGATCATGCACATGATGGCGAGGCGAGAGAGAGATGTGGATTTTTTCTTCAAGTACTTGGTAGACGAGCATGGCCATCTGAAGGGACTGTTCTGGGCTGATAGTCAATCGCGACTTGACTACGAGGCTTTCGGAGACGTCATTGTTTTCAATAGCACATACAGAACCAACAAATACAATCTGCCATTCGTGCCGTTTGTCGGGTTGAATCACCACCGCAACACTGTTATTTTTGGCTGTGGTATAATTTCTCATGAAACAAGCCAGGCATACGAGTGGATGTTGCAGACCTTTTCTGATTGCATGGCACAGAAGCATCCGATATCTGTGATCACAGATGGGGACCTTGCAATGCAGAGAGAAATCAGGGTGGTCTGGCCAGATTCAAACCATAGACTATGTATATGGCACATTCAGCAGAACATTGTACGCCATCTGCATGATGACGACGTAAAGGAGGAATTCAGATCTTTCATTTATGATACTTCTTCCATTGAAGAGCATGAGATAGAATGGATACACTTCTTACAACGGAATAAAGTAACCAGTGAGGAGTCTTGGCTGCATCAGATGTATCAGATGAGAAAGTTGTGGTGTGCTCCATATCTTGAGGGGCGTTGTTTCCTAGGATTGAGCAGCAATCAGAGGAGTGAGAGCTTGAACTCTGTGCTACATACGCATCTTGAGGGTAAGATGTCGTTGTTTGAAATGCTAGAGCACTATGAGCGTTGCCTTGCGTCGCGACGGATTAACGAAGCTCTCCAAGACGTCGAAGCCTTGCAGTCCGTTCCATTTACAGAGGAAAATGCTTCGCCGCTTGAGAAACACGCCGCAACAGTTTTCACACCTAGTGTCTTTAAGATGGTCTTATGGAGCATAGATGCTGTCAGCAAATGTCAGATCAGAGAGATACTAGATGGATCAGAAGATTCCACTTATGTTGTGTCCAAGCAGGAAAGAATGGATAAAAAGTTTGGAGTGCACCATTGA